The following proteins are co-located in the Pyrococcus abyssi GE5 genome:
- a CDS encoding glutamate--tRNA ligase, protein MEVERIALKYALINAIEHGGKANPKAVIGKVLGENPELRSKAREIVPIINKVVEEVNSLSLDEQKAKLMEIYPEYFEKKEEKKEEKKGLPPLPKAEKGKVVTRFAPNPDGAFHLGNARAAILSYEYAKMYGGKFILRFDDTDPKVKRPEPIFYEMIIEDLEWLGIKPDEIVYASDRLELYYKYAEELIKMGKAYVCTCKPEKFRELRDKGIPCPHRDEPVEVQLERWRKMLNGEYKEGEAVVRIKTDLNHPNPAVRDWPALRIVDNPNHPRAGNKYRVWPLYNFASAIDDHELGVTHIFRGQEHAENETRQRYIYEYFGWEYPVTVHHGRLSIEGVILSKSKTRKGIEEGKYLGWDDPRLGTIRALRRRGILPEAIKELIIEVGLKKSDATVSWDNLAAINRKLVDPIANRYFFVADPVPMEVEGAPEFIAKIPLHPDHPERGTRELRFTPGKPIYVSKDDLDLLKPGSFVRLKDLFNVEIVEVGEKIKAKFHSFEYEIARKNKWRMIHWVPEGRPCEVIIPEGDELIVRKGLLEKDANVKAGEIVQFERFGFVRIDKIEGEKVVAIYAHK, encoded by the coding sequence ATGGAAGTTGAAAGAATCGCGCTTAAGTATGCCTTGATAAACGCAATTGAACACGGGGGGAAGGCAAATCCCAAGGCAGTTATAGGCAAGGTTCTCGGCGAGAATCCAGAGCTTAGATCCAAGGCGAGGGAGATAGTTCCCATAATAAACAAGGTCGTTGAGGAGGTTAACTCCCTATCATTGGACGAGCAAAAGGCAAAGCTCATGGAGATCTATCCCGAGTACTTCGAGAAGAAGGAGGAGAAAAAGGAGGAAAAGAAAGGCCTTCCACCCCTTCCAAAGGCCGAGAAAGGTAAGGTTGTCACGCGTTTTGCACCTAACCCTGATGGGGCCTTTCACCTAGGAAACGCGAGGGCGGCGATACTAAGCTACGAGTACGCTAAGATGTACGGTGGTAAGTTCATACTTCGCTTTGATGACACCGATCCAAAGGTGAAGAGGCCAGAGCCTATATTCTACGAGATGATAATTGAGGACTTGGAGTGGCTCGGAATAAAGCCCGATGAGATAGTTTACGCCAGCGATAGGCTTGAGCTGTACTACAAGTACGCTGAAGAGCTCATAAAGATGGGCAAAGCCTACGTCTGCACTTGTAAACCAGAGAAGTTCAGGGAGCTTCGCGATAAGGGAATTCCGTGTCCTCATAGAGATGAGCCAGTAGAGGTTCAGCTTGAACGCTGGAGGAAAATGCTGAACGGCGAGTATAAAGAGGGGGAAGCTGTGGTTAGAATTAAGACCGACTTAAACCACCCGAATCCAGCTGTCAGGGACTGGCCAGCTTTGAGGATAGTTGATAATCCTAACCACCCTAGGGCCGGGAATAAGTACAGGGTCTGGCCGCTCTACAACTTTGCCTCCGCCATAGATGACCACGAGCTCGGCGTTACCCATATATTCAGGGGTCAGGAGCATGCCGAGAACGAGACGAGGCAACGCTACATCTACGAGTACTTCGGCTGGGAGTACCCAGTTACCGTTCACCACGGGAGGCTCAGCATAGAGGGGGTAATACTCAGCAAGTCGAAGACGAGGAAGGGAATAGAGGAGGGCAAGTACCTCGGCTGGGACGATCCCAGGTTAGGGACTATAAGGGCCCTGAGGAGGAGGGGAATACTTCCAGAGGCCATAAAGGAATTAATAATAGAGGTTGGGCTGAAGAAGAGCGACGCAACGGTTAGCTGGGATAACTTGGCCGCGATAAACAGGAAGCTTGTCGATCCGATAGCAAACAGGTACTTCTTCGTTGCCGATCCGGTGCCCATGGAAGTTGAAGGCGCTCCAGAGTTCATAGCTAAGATCCCTCTACACCCTGATCACCCTGAGAGGGGCACGAGGGAGCTGAGGTTTACTCCTGGAAAGCCGATATACGTTTCAAAGGATGACCTTGACTTGCTCAAGCCAGGTAGCTTTGTAAGGCTAAAAGACCTGTTCAACGTTGAGATAGTTGAAGTTGGAGAGAAAATAAAAGCTAAGTTCCACAGCTTCGAGTACGAAATCGCTAGGAAGAACAAGTGGAGGATGATCCACTGGGTTCCTGAAGGCAGGCCTTGTGAGGTCATAATTCCAGAAGGCGATGAGCTCATAGTGAGGAAGGGATTGCTGGAGAAGGACGCTAACGTTAAGGCTGGTGAGATAGTTCAGTTCGAGCGCTTCGGCTTCGTTAGGATAGATAAGATAGAGGGGGAGAAGGTTGTCGCAATTTACGCCCACAAGTGA
- a CDS encoding SLC13 family permease: MILYIVLALFDPSYPRKSVQFVNWGSLFLITSLIIASKGLELSGVFTSLAIRLARGSMRGISIRLILLTAFSSAFIMNDTAVLVFTPLVVSLGRIAEVNVPRLVTLVAISANIGSSLTPMGNPQNIIIWRHYNLGILEFIKGMLPFTLLWLLILLAFAWLERGEVKLLEVPGVGVRKDLFFASAFLLGLDLFLGKLDMSLFALVFTIILFLVVDRYVLLSFDIALIPTFALIFSNFAEISELVKPKIVGYKLTFLVSLFMSQFISNVPATAILIHSNVPWLPLSLGVNLGGNGTVISSLANLIALRISGVKWRDFHRYSLLYIMVATLVTFGIFLLLRHSHSSTLLSLGIVSSFRTFFVPFSFSFWLMF, encoded by the coding sequence GTGATCCTTTATATAGTTTTAGCGTTATTTGACCCCTCGTACCCCAGGAAGAGCGTTCAGTTTGTGAACTGGGGTAGCCTCTTCCTTATAACCTCCCTGATAATTGCATCCAAAGGTCTCGAGCTCTCCGGTGTTTTCACTTCTCTAGCGATAAGGTTGGCGAGGGGTTCCATGAGGGGAATATCCATAAGGCTAATTCTCTTGACGGCCTTCTCTTCGGCATTCATAATGAACGATACAGCCGTACTCGTTTTCACTCCCTTGGTAGTGAGCTTGGGGAGGATTGCTGAAGTTAACGTTCCAAGGCTAGTTACCTTAGTTGCAATCTCAGCTAACATTGGGTCATCTTTAACCCCGATGGGAAACCCTCAGAACATAATCATTTGGAGGCACTACAATCTGGGAATCCTGGAGTTCATTAAGGGGATGCTCCCCTTTACCCTTCTCTGGCTCTTAATTCTACTGGCCTTCGCTTGGCTGGAGAGGGGGGAGGTTAAGCTCTTGGAAGTTCCTGGGGTCGGGGTTAGGAAGGATTTATTTTTCGCTTCGGCGTTTCTCCTGGGCTTGGATTTATTCCTGGGTAAGCTGGATATGAGCCTATTCGCTCTGGTTTTTACGATAATCCTTTTCCTCGTCGTAGACAGGTACGTGCTCCTAAGCTTCGACATCGCTTTAATCCCGACATTCGCTTTAATATTCTCTAACTTCGCTGAGATCAGCGAGTTAGTTAAGCCAAAAATCGTTGGCTACAAATTAACTTTCCTGGTTTCCCTGTTTATGAGCCAGTTCATAAGCAACGTCCCTGCAACGGCAATACTCATTCATTCAAATGTTCCCTGGCTTCCCCTTTCCCTCGGCGTTAACCTAGGTGGGAACGGGACAGTAATATCTTCCCTCGCAAACTTAATTGCCCTCAGAATATCTGGGGTAAAGTGGAGGGATTTCCATAGGTACTCGCTCCTCTACATCATGGTGGCCACTTTGGTTACCTTTGGTATTTTCCTACTCCTTCGTCATAGTCATTCAAGCACTTTGCTTTCCCTGGGAATCGTCAGTTCCTTCAGAACCTTTTTCGTTCCCTTTTCATTCTCCTTCTGGCTGATGTTCTAA
- a CDS encoding FumA C-terminus/TtdB family hydratase beta subunit — MAVKLRTPLSPEDVLKLKVGDVVYLSGTIYTARDLAHKRFLSQGFPFNPEGSVIYHCGPLVKAGKIVSAGPTTSARMNQYLDFLFSKGVRGIIGKGGMNAEKFKGKAVYLAFPGGAGSLAAKHLKVKNVYWEDLGMADAVWELEAKDLPLLVAIDSKGRSLYSRG, encoded by the coding sequence ATGGCAGTAAAACTCAGAACTCCCCTCTCCCCAGAGGATGTTCTGAAGCTCAAAGTTGGCGATGTAGTTTACCTCTCAGGAACGATTTACACTGCTAGGGATTTAGCCCACAAAAGGTTCCTATCCCAGGGATTCCCTTTCAACCCTGAAGGTTCCGTAATCTACCACTGCGGACCCCTCGTTAAAGCCGGTAAGATAGTTTCAGCCGGGCCAACGACAAGTGCAAGGATGAACCAGTACCTGGACTTCCTTTTCTCTAAAGGCGTGAGGGGGATAATAGGAAAGGGAGGAATGAACGCTGAGAAATTCAAGGGTAAGGCTGTTTACTTGGCATTCCCTGGGGGAGCTGGGAGTTTAGCGGCGAAGCATCTCAAGGTTAAGAATGTTTACTGGGAAGACCTTGGAATGGCTGATGCGGTCTGGGAGTTAGAGGCTAAAGATTTGCCCCTGCTAGTAGCTATAGACTCCAAGGGAAGGAGCCTATACAGTAGAGGGTGA
- a CDS encoding fumarate hydratase: MREHIVEAIRMAVTRIPDDVVEAIKDALRREESEVAKFNLNMILKAIEIGKREGIPVCQDTGTPIFFVKTREINEVYEEIVEGVRMATERVPLRPNALRVIDGKVVGNVPEVHFEPGDETKISILMKGGGSENCTALFTLTPGEGLEGLKRKVIEHVKSCGGKPCPPIIVGIGIASPAEKALILAKKALLRKIGERNENEKLAMFEEELLEEINSLGIGPMGLGGKTTALDVKVEVETRHPASYIAGVAIQCWAHRRVFLEVKGGRVRIWQ; this comes from the coding sequence ATGAGAGAGCACATAGTCGAGGCCATAAGGATGGCGGTGACGAGGATTCCTGACGATGTCGTCGAGGCAATAAAGGATGCCCTAAGAAGAGAAGAGAGCGAAGTAGCAAAGTTCAACCTGAATATGATACTAAAGGCCATAGAAATCGGGAAAAGGGAAGGAATACCCGTATGCCAAGACACGGGAACGCCAATATTCTTCGTTAAGACCAGGGAGATAAACGAGGTATACGAGGAGATAGTTGAAGGCGTAAGGATGGCCACAGAGAGGGTGCCTCTAAGGCCCAACGCCCTTCGCGTAATCGATGGAAAGGTAGTTGGGAACGTTCCAGAAGTTCACTTCGAGCCTGGAGATGAGACTAAGATATCGATACTGATGAAAGGTGGCGGAAGTGAGAACTGCACGGCCTTATTTACCCTAACCCCAGGAGAAGGACTAGAGGGATTGAAGAGGAAGGTCATAGAGCACGTTAAGAGCTGTGGAGGGAAGCCGTGTCCACCGATAATAGTTGGAATAGGAATTGCAAGTCCAGCTGAGAAAGCCCTTATACTGGCAAAGAAAGCTTTGCTTAGGAAAATAGGGGAAAGGAACGAAAATGAGAAGCTTGCAATGTTTGAAGAGGAATTGCTGGAGGAGATAAATTCCCTGGGAATAGGGCCCATGGGCCTGGGAGGAAAGACGACGGCGTTAGATGTCAAAGTTGAGGTTGAAACAAGGCATCCGGCAAGCTACATAGCTGGAGTGGCAATCCAATGCTGGGCCCACAGAAGGGTTTTCCTCGAGGTTAAAGGTGGGAGGGTGAGGATATGGCAGTAA
- a CDS encoding SDR family NAD(P)-dependent oxidoreductase, with protein MRVLLTGASGGIGQELAKELIRRGYEVIGVGRNEKALKELGIKYIVVDLSTYEGISKVRESLKGEIDVLINNAGFGLVKPLLEHSWEELEGMFKVNAIAPVILTKELLDFIPEGGKVVFIISGASHVYTLDLPGYGASKVALHYMAKVLEEELKERGIKVLRVYPKQVATDFWKGAKLRGALSPEYVARKIVNAIESDKRELFIPWYLKLAKFFEIKYRFSFEKEFKPQ; from the coding sequence ATGAGAGTTCTCCTGACTGGAGCTTCCGGTGGAATAGGTCAGGAACTAGCTAAAGAACTTATAAGAAGAGGCTACGAGGTTATAGGCGTTGGGAGGAACGAGAAAGCCTTAAAGGAGCTCGGGATTAAATACATAGTTGTAGATCTATCTACATATGAGGGCATTTCCAAGGTTAGGGAGAGCCTCAAAGGGGAAATAGATGTTTTGATAAATAACGCAGGCTTCGGCCTCGTTAAGCCCTTGCTGGAGCACTCCTGGGAAGAATTGGAAGGGATGTTCAAAGTTAACGCCATAGCTCCCGTGATATTAACTAAGGAGCTCCTCGACTTTATTCCAGAGGGAGGGAAAGTCGTTTTCATTATCAGCGGTGCATCCCACGTTTATACCCTTGACTTGCCTGGATACGGGGCTTCCAAGGTTGCACTCCACTACATGGCCAAGGTGCTTGAGGAAGAGCTGAAGGAGAGGGGGATAAAGGTTCTTAGGGTTTACCCGAAGCAAGTGGCCACGGATTTCTGGAAGGGGGCCAAGCTGAGAGGGGCTCTATCTCCTGAGTACGTTGCCAGGAAGATAGTCAATGCAATTGAGAGCGACAAGCGAGAGCTTTTCATACCCTGGTATTTAAAGCTCGCCAAGTTCTTCGAAATCAAATATAGGTTCAGTTTTGAAAAGGAATTTAAGCCTCAATGA
- a CDS encoding TIGR04140 family protein, with product MIIETAVPPEEIERIANGLNLEIKVLEKSKRRIPLWKIEIKGSKEDLEVFLERLKRARAGA from the coding sequence ATGATTATAGAGACTGCAGTTCCACCAGAAGAAATTGAAAGGATTGCAAATGGATTGAACTTGGAAATCAAAGTTCTTGAAAAATCCAAAAGGAGAATACCATTGTGGAAGATCGAGATTAAAGGGAGTAAAGAAGACTTGGAAGTTTTCCTTGAAAGATTGAAGCGAGCGAGAGCTGGAGCGTAG
- a CDS encoding YbjQ family protein: METIEGIIVVTTSEIPGYRIVEVKGIARGGVVRATHLGRDIMALLRNIKGGEVKEYTEMMAEAREEALRRMALHAKELGANAVVNMRFATSNLGGSMAEIYAYGTAVVIEREEK; the protein is encoded by the coding sequence ATGGAGACTATAGAGGGAATAATAGTTGTTACGACTTCTGAAATCCCAGGGTATAGAATAGTTGAGGTCAAAGGGATTGCAAGGGGAGGGGTAGTTAGAGCCACTCACCTTGGAAGGGACATCATGGCCTTGCTGAGGAACATAAAGGGAGGGGAAGTTAAGGAGTACACTGAGATGATGGCCGAGGCCAGGGAAGAAGCCCTAAGGAGGATGGCCCTACACGCTAAAGAACTAGGTGCCAACGCAGTCGTTAACATGAGGTTCGCGACCTCAAACCTTGGAGGTAGCATGGCCGAGATTTATGCCTATGGAACGGCTGTAGTTATTGAGAGGGAAGAAAAATGA
- a CDS encoding PadR family transcriptional regulator, which translates to MVNEAVRKLRKEIRSGLYSYLILLILNENEKLHGYAIRKRLEELTDGKLVPSEGALYSILKMLKKYKLVEDYWAEVGGRVRRYYQITELGKEVLDEIKEEIREIRIILERIEKG; encoded by the coding sequence GTGGTGAATGAAGCGGTAAGAAAGCTCAGGAAAGAGATACGTTCTGGTCTTTATTCCTATCTTATCCTCTTGATTTTAAATGAAAATGAGAAGCTCCATGGATACGCGATAAGGAAGAGGCTTGAAGAACTAACAGATGGAAAACTAGTTCCGAGCGAGGGAGCCCTTTATTCAATCCTGAAGATGCTAAAGAAGTACAAACTCGTGGAGGATTACTGGGCCGAAGTTGGGGGCAGGGTCAGGAGGTACTACCAAATCACAGAGCTTGGAAAGGAAGTTCTAGACGAAATCAAGGAGGAGATAAGGGAAATAAGGATCATACTTGAGAGGATCGAGAAAGGGTAA
- a CDS encoding TIGR00269 family protein, with amino-acid sequence MKCSKCGREAVYFAKYEGKYYCHKHFNEMVESKVKRTIRKYRMIKKGERIGVAVSGGKDSVVLLHLLAKLRKRFPFEIVAITIDEGIKGYRDKSVEVAKRNAELLGVEHHIYRFKDYIGFTLDETVEIMGARGERLGACSYCGVWRRWLLNKAAEELKVDKLALGLNLDDEVQVFLMNLMRGDVARLGRTGPYYEVIHEGLVPRIKPLREVPEKEIVLYAVLNNIEVDLSECPYAVEAFRAEIRDWLNEMEERHPGTKYQLLRSYDKIFPLLAKTYAKEVKLNRCKICGQPTSGEICKACQFRLQVKERAEKLKFTLSRSSQV; translated from the coding sequence ATGAAGTGTTCTAAGTGTGGGAGAGAGGCCGTGTATTTTGCCAAGTACGAGGGAAAATACTACTGCCACAAGCACTTCAACGAGATGGTCGAGTCCAAGGTAAAGAGGACGATAAGGAAGTACAGGATGATAAAAAAAGGAGAGAGGATTGGGGTTGCTGTTAGCGGAGGAAAAGACAGCGTCGTTCTTCTTCATCTTCTAGCTAAGCTGAGGAAGAGGTTCCCATTTGAGATAGTTGCGATAACCATAGACGAGGGAATTAAAGGTTACAGGGACAAAAGCGTCGAAGTTGCCAAGAGGAATGCAGAGCTCTTGGGAGTTGAGCATCATATATATAGATTCAAGGACTACATAGGGTTCACCCTCGATGAGACAGTAGAGATAATGGGGGCTAGGGGGGAAAGACTCGGAGCCTGCTCGTACTGCGGCGTTTGGAGGAGATGGCTACTTAACAAGGCCGCCGAGGAATTAAAGGTTGATAAATTAGCCCTCGGCTTGAACTTGGATGATGAAGTTCAGGTTTTCCTCATGAACCTCATGAGAGGAGACGTCGCTAGGTTAGGAAGGACGGGACCTTACTACGAGGTTATTCACGAGGGTCTAGTCCCAAGGATAAAGCCACTAAGGGAAGTCCCGGAGAAGGAGATAGTCCTTTATGCAGTTTTAAACAACATCGAGGTTGATCTGAGCGAGTGTCCCTATGCTGTTGAAGCTTTTAGAGCCGAGATTAGGGATTGGTTGAACGAGATGGAGGAGAGACATCCTGGGACTAAGTATCAACTGTTAAGGAGCTACGACAAGATATTCCCACTCTTAGCCAAAACATATGCTAAGGAGGTAAAGCTCAACCGCTGTAAGATATGCGGACAGCCAACTAGCGGAGAGATATGCAAAGCCTGCCAGTTTAGGCTTCAAGTAAAGGAGAGAGCTGAGAAGCTTAAATTTACCCTTTCTCGATCCTCTCAAGTATGA
- a CDS encoding TrkA C-terminal domain-containing protein: MIPILTFLLIVLISAIIVRIGAVALEMTGLSKDVAAFQAQSAFSGVGFTTSESEYVVSHPVRRKIIRILMLLGSAGITSAIATLVLSFVGTTKEEASSRIVVLLIGIISLYIFFRSKFIERLMRRAIRRILSRLAPSLRIIDYSQLLGITKGYSIVQIKVKKRSWLADKTLRELQLDKEGVLVLGIYRNVEGKKVYLGAPHGDTKILPGDELILYGPEQVLMSLSKRLKGAKGEREHIEAMEMAKARRMQEEREAGIGV, translated from the coding sequence GTGATCCCGATATTAACCTTCCTCCTGATAGTCCTGATATCGGCGATAATAGTTAGAATAGGAGCCGTTGCCCTAGAAATGACTGGGTTATCTAAGGATGTTGCCGCTTTCCAGGCTCAATCAGCATTCTCTGGGGTTGGCTTCACTACTAGTGAAAGCGAGTACGTTGTCTCTCATCCAGTTAGGAGGAAAATAATAAGGATTCTAATGCTACTTGGAAGCGCTGGAATAACTTCAGCTATAGCCACGTTGGTTCTTAGCTTCGTTGGCACCACCAAGGAGGAAGCCAGCTCTAGGATAGTCGTCCTCTTAATCGGTATAATATCCCTTTACATCTTCTTCAGGTCGAAGTTCATCGAGAGGTTGATGAGGAGGGCCATAAGAAGGATTTTATCGAGATTGGCTCCCTCCCTTAGGATAATCGATTACTCCCAACTTCTCGGCATAACGAAGGGGTACTCCATAGTTCAGATTAAGGTGAAGAAGAGGAGTTGGTTGGCAGATAAAACCTTGAGGGAGCTCCAACTCGACAAGGAGGGTGTTCTTGTTCTGGGAATATATAGGAACGTTGAGGGGAAGAAGGTTTACCTTGGTGCACCTCATGGCGATACGAAGATACTTCCTGGGGATGAGCTCATTTTATACGGGCCTGAGCAAGTTCTAATGTCGTTATCTAAGAGGCTTAAAGGCGCTAAGGGTGAGAGGGAGCACATAGAAGCTATGGAGATGGCAAAGGCCAGGAGGATGCAAGAGGAGAGGGAGGCGGGGATAGGTGTGTGA
- a CDS encoding potassium channel family protein: MCEYTYSNGKKCRRKPLKGSKYCSLHIPFEEGELLYGEKIKYIKRRAFERALERGIRHFEGVQLYDVVILNKEFDYPIIFKNSRIKRIIIASSRLKSLTLIETVVDYLIVADSQVDFLYINGGSAYGISICSVSFSSSILIRNSSVRYVMINSTEFVPKEVTAEEEFGEKGRMAGRIELSNLKDVRRIALNSKYPLISKIAGELGIKLPLDKKRPVKVHALNITGVNFDESPRFKRQVRVFINGFSGQLTFENLSIPGHVEIVNSRVRYPEFVHVTIHNNLVLRNTKLYSDENWNLAYLPNLLAELNVYGFIVIENCQFNNPYLAEVFYRIARTTWEGSGDKENADEYYYLEMLARRKRVIQHYRRGPKTLRKTFKLLEVLFEFLFADLTCKYGTDWKRPVFLWLSLVIFAFPLFYALTNSVTPVSSLMDYVYFSIVTATTLGYGDLHPIGIGKVIASIEAIFGMFMWAVFLTVFARKYMR, translated from the coding sequence GTGTGTGAATACACTTACTCCAACGGGAAGAAGTGCAGGAGAAAACCACTCAAGGGTTCTAAGTACTGTTCCCTCCACATACCTTTCGAGGAGGGTGAGCTTCTCTACGGAGAGAAGATAAAGTACATAAAGAGGAGGGCCTTCGAGAGAGCTTTGGAGAGGGGTATAAGGCATTTTGAAGGCGTCCAGCTTTACGACGTTGTGATATTGAACAAGGAATTTGATTATCCGATAATATTCAAGAACTCTAGGATAAAGAGGATAATCATAGCAAGCTCAAGGCTAAAGAGCTTAACCTTGATAGAGACCGTCGTTGATTACCTAATAGTTGCTGACTCTCAAGTGGATTTCCTGTATATAAATGGGGGTAGCGCTTACGGGATTAGCATATGCTCCGTGAGCTTCAGCTCTTCCATACTGATAAGGAATTCCAGTGTGAGGTACGTTATGATAAACTCAACGGAGTTCGTGCCAAAGGAGGTAACCGCTGAGGAGGAATTTGGGGAGAAAGGGAGAATGGCCGGTAGGATAGAGCTTTCCAATTTAAAGGACGTTAGAAGGATAGCTTTAAACTCCAAGTATCCACTAATATCAAAGATAGCCGGTGAGCTTGGGATAAAGCTACCCCTAGACAAGAAGAGACCGGTCAAGGTTCACGCATTGAACATCACGGGAGTTAATTTTGATGAGAGCCCTAGGTTCAAGAGGCAAGTTAGGGTGTTCATAAATGGATTTTCTGGTCAATTGACTTTTGAAAACCTCTCAATTCCTGGGCACGTAGAGATAGTTAACAGTAGGGTTCGTTACCCAGAGTTCGTTCACGTTACAATACACAATAACTTAGTCCTCAGGAACACTAAGCTGTACAGCGATGAGAACTGGAACTTGGCTTACCTGCCTAATCTGCTAGCCGAGCTTAATGTCTACGGCTTCATTGTGATAGAGAACTGTCAATTTAACAATCCGTATTTGGCTGAAGTCTTCTACAGGATAGCGAGAACAACCTGGGAGGGTAGCGGGGACAAGGAGAACGCCGATGAGTATTACTACCTTGAGATGCTTGCTAGGAGGAAGAGGGTGATACAGCACTATAGGAGGGGTCCGAAGACCCTAAGGAAGACCTTTAAATTGCTGGAAGTTCTGTTCGAGTTTCTGTTCGCCGACTTGACCTGCAAGTATGGAACCGATTGGAAGAGGCCAGTATTTCTGTGGCTGAGCCTCGTGATATTTGCCTTTCCTCTCTTTTACGCGCTGACCAACAGCGTTACGCCGGTTTCTTCTCTCATGGATTACGTGTACTTCAGCATAGTAACCGCTACAACCCTCGGCTACGGCGACCTCCATCCAATAGGAATTGGAAAGGTCATAGCCTCGATAGAGGCTATCTTCGGAATGTTCATGTGGGCCGTATTCTTGACGGTGTTCGCGAGGAAGTATATGAGGTGA